One window of the Bacillota bacterium genome contains the following:
- the rpsI gene encoding 30S ribosomal protein S9, with protein MSTLVGAKPLVLVAGRRKESIARVRVVAGTGRIIVNGKEYDEYFQNRPALLSLVRRPLEAAGALDSLDVLATVRGGGISGQAGAVAHGLARALERIEPSWRPPLKAAGLLRRDPRMKERRKYGLKKARKAPQYSKR; from the coding sequence TTGTCAACGCTTGTGGGTGCAAAGCCGCTGGTGCTCGTCGCCGGACGCCGCAAGGAGTCCATCGCGCGGGTCCGTGTGGTTGCGGGCACCGGCCGCATCATTGTGAACGGCAAGGAGTACGACGAGTATTTCCAGAACCGCCCCGCCCTCCTTTCGCTGGTTCGCCGGCCACTGGAGGCGGCCGGTGCCCTTGACTCGCTGGATGTGCTGGCCACGGTACGGGGCGGTGGGATTTCGGGCCAGGCAGGCGCGGTGGCCCACGGGCTGGCCAGGGCGCTGGAGCGGATCGAGCCGTCCTGGCGGCCGCCGCTGAAGGCAGCGGGGCTGCTGCGGCGTGATCCCCGCATGAAGGAGCGCCGCAAGTACGGCCTGAAGAAGGCTCGCAAGGCGCCGCAGTACTCCAAGCGCTAA